Proteins encoded by one window of Bacillus rossius redtenbacheri isolate Brsri chromosome 3, Brsri_v3, whole genome shotgun sequence:
- the LOC134531462 gene encoding uncharacterized protein LOC134531462 produces MGLAMKHAALLLSALMAAVEAQYLAQYGQQPAEALFYKPEQQQQQQHAAILSHRQGQSSDGAVNYNFATDHGLQQGETINPDGSRSGSYSYLDPNGKKISVKYSAGKDGFRILEGDHVPKPVAPLAAPQQTLAPQQAPRYSVEPAYSKQTPALYSGAQQDYRAGQASPYLGLQGSRHSPYYSVQEQEDSDRFYASPHQAAPSSAPRNYAAVDDAEPRKPHNFGPGYAFQIEG; encoded by the exons ATGAAACACGCGGCGCTGCTGCTGAGCGCGCTGATGGCGGCGGTAGAAGCCCAGTACCTGGCGCAGTACGGCCAGCAGCCGGCAGAGGCGCTGTTCTACAAGccggagcagcagcagcagcagcagcacgcGGCCATCTTGTCGCACCGCCAGGGCCAGTCCAGCGACGGCGCCGTCAACTACAACTTCGCGACCGACCACGGCCTGCAGCAGGGCGAGACCATCAACCCGGACGGCAGCCGCAGCGGCAGCTACTCCTACCTGGACCCCAACGGCAAGAAGATCAGCGTCAAGTACTCGGCGGGCAAGGACGGCTTCCGCATCCTGGAGGGCGACCACGTGCCCAAGCCGGTGGCTCCCCTGGCGGCGCCCCAGCAGACCCTGGCGCCCCAGCAGGCCCCGAGGTACTCGGTGGAGCCGGCCTACTCCAAGCAGACCCCAGCGCTGTACAGCGGCGCGCAGCAGGACTACAGGGCGGGGCAGGCCAGCCCCTACCTCGGCCTGCAGGGCAGCAGACACTCCCCCTACTACAGCGTGCAGGAGCAGGAGGACTCTGACAG GTTCTACGCATCGCCGCATCAAGCAGCGCCCTCATCCGCGCCCAGGAACTACGCTGCTGTTGACGACGCAGAGCCCAGGAAACCACACAACTTCGGCCCGGGATACGCCTTCCAAATCGAAGGCTGA